A part of Pararhizobium sp. A13 genomic DNA contains:
- a CDS encoding trimethylamine methyltransferase family protein, whose protein sequence is METLVAEAEPARRTRPARPARRDNAAKIAGVPYIVRNIPTYDILGEENLLKIERVADRILSEVGIEFRDDPASLDHWKRAGAKVEGVLVRFEPGMLNEIVSTAPSQFTQHARNPTRNVEIGGSNVVFSPAYGSPFVMDLDKGRRYGTLEDFRNFIKLAQSSPWLHHSGGTICEPVDIPVNKRHLDMVYSHVKYSDRPFMGSITAEERAEDSIDMARLVFGREFVDRNCVILGNVNVNSPLVWDGTMTKSLRAYARANQAAVIVPFILGGAMGPVTNAGAIAQSYAETLAGCALTQLERKGAPVIFGNFLSSMSLRSGSPTFGTPEPAIGSMVIGQLARRLKLPLRCAGNFSNSKRPDAQAMQEGVMSMMSAVHCGANFILHSAGFLDGLLAMSYEKFVMDTDFCGALHSYLAGVVVDDNTLAMDAFLQVGPGSHFLGCDHTMRNYQTAFWDSTLSDNEPFEKWSEEGGSTDMATRANRRWKKTLAEYEAPPLDVAIDEALTDYMARRKNSMADAWY, encoded by the coding sequence ATGGAAACGCTCGTGGCAGAAGCAGAACCGGCAAGACGCACACGCCCGGCGCGTCCGGCGCGGCGTGACAATGCGGCAAAGATTGCGGGCGTTCCCTACATCGTCCGCAACATTCCCACCTACGATATCCTGGGTGAGGAAAATCTCCTCAAGATCGAGCGCGTCGCCGACCGGATCCTGTCTGAGGTCGGCATCGAGTTTCGCGACGATCCGGCATCGCTCGACCATTGGAAGCGGGCAGGCGCCAAGGTCGAGGGCGTGCTCGTGCGCTTCGAGCCGGGCATGCTGAACGAGATCGTTTCGACCGCGCCTTCTCAGTTCACCCAGCATGCGCGCAACCCGACCCGCAACGTCGAGATCGGCGGCAGCAACGTCGTCTTTTCTCCGGCCTACGGCTCGCCCTTCGTGATGGATCTGGACAAGGGCCGTCGCTACGGCACGCTGGAGGATTTCCGCAATTTCATCAAGCTCGCCCAGTCGAGCCCCTGGCTGCACCATTCCGGCGGCACGATCTGCGAGCCGGTCGATATTCCGGTCAACAAGCGCCATCTCGACATGGTCTACAGCCATGTCAAATATTCCGACCGTCCCTTCATGGGCTCGATCACGGCGGAGGAGCGGGCGGAGGACTCAATCGACATGGCGCGCCTCGTCTTCGGCCGCGAGTTCGTCGATCGTAACTGCGTCATCCTCGGCAACGTCAACGTCAACTCACCGCTCGTCTGGGACGGCACGATGACGAAGTCATTGCGCGCCTACGCCCGCGCCAACCAGGCCGCGGTCATCGTGCCGTTCATCCTCGGCGGCGCCATGGGGCCGGTCACCAATGCGGGTGCGATCGCGCAATCCTATGCCGAAACGCTGGCCGGCTGTGCGCTGACGCAATTGGAGCGAAAAGGGGCGCCGGTGATATTCGGCAATTTCCTCTCCTCCATGTCGCTGCGCTCGGGTTCGCCCACCTTCGGTACGCCGGAGCCTGCGATCGGCTCGATGGTGATCGGGCAACTCGCCAGGCGGCTGAAGCTGCCGCTGCGCTGTGCCGGCAACTTTTCCAACTCCAAGCGGCCGGATGCCCAGGCGATGCAGGAAGGTGTCATGTCGATGATGTCGGCGGTGCATTGCGGCGCCAATTTTATTCTGCATTCGGCCGGCTTCCTCGATGGCTTGCTTGCCATGTCCTATGAAAAATTCGTCATGGACACGGATTTCTGCGGCGCGCTGCATTCCTATCTCGCCGGCGTTGTTGTCGATGACAACACGCTTGCCATGGATGCCTTTCTGCAAGTCGGTCCGGGCAGCCACTTCCTCGGCTGCGATCATACGATGCGCAACTACCAGACGGCCTTCTGGGATTCGACGCTCTCGGACAACGAGCCCTTCGAGAAGTGGAGCGAAGAGGGCGGCTCGACCGACATGGCGACGCGCGCCAACAGGCGCTGGAAAAAGACGCTCGCCGAATACGAAGCGCCGCCTCTGGATGTGGCAATCGACGAGGCGCTGACGGACTATATGGCGAGACGCAAGAACAGCATGGCGGATGCCTGGTATTGA
- a CDS encoding NADH:flavin oxidoreductase produces MTLTKDPLLQPYQLKHLTLKNRIMSTAHEPAYSEDGMPKDRYRLYHVEKAKGGIALTMTAGSAIVSEDSPPAFGNLYAYSDEIVPWLKKIADDCHEHGAAVMIQLTHLGRRTGWNKGDWLPVLSASPVREAAHRTFPKEIEDWDIERIVGDYASAAQRMQAAGLDGIEIEAYGHLMDGFWSPATNHRDDEYGGSLENRMRFSNMVLDAVRKAVGPDFIVGIRMVADEQWDIGLSKEEGIEIAKRLAGSGRVDFLNIIRGHIDHDAHLTNVIPIQGMASSPHLDFAGEVRAATKFPVFHAARIADVATARHAIAEGKLDMVGMTRAHIADPHIVKKIIEGRESQIRPCVGATYCLDRIYEGGGALCIHNAATGREATIPHVISKTAGPIRKAVVVGAGPAGLEAARVLAERGHSVEVLEATGEAGGQILLAARNPRRKEMIGIVDWRLSELERLGVPIHYNVFAEASDVLERKPDLVVIATGGIAQNPVLDAGDELVVSSWDIIAGAIRPEGPVLLYDDNGAHTGMTAAEMIAATGAELEIVSPERMFAPEIGGMNHVPYAKAFAEKNVRVTINTRLKSVRREGNQLVAVLGSDFSETASVERRVAQVVVEHGTLPMADLYLELKPLSRNLGAVDYKALVHQENPIRMRNPEGKFDLFRIGDAVASRNIHAGIYDALRYGVLF; encoded by the coding sequence ATGACCCTTACGAAAGACCCGCTGCTCCAGCCGTACCAGTTGAAGCACCTGACGCTGAAAAACAGGATCATGTCGACGGCGCATGAGCCGGCCTATTCCGAAGACGGCATGCCGAAGGACCGCTACCGGCTTTACCATGTCGAAAAAGCCAAGGGCGGAATTGCGCTGACGATGACGGCGGGCTCGGCGATCGTCTCGGAGGATTCGCCGCCCGCCTTCGGCAACCTCTATGCCTATTCCGACGAGATCGTGCCCTGGCTGAAGAAGATCGCTGACGACTGTCATGAGCACGGCGCCGCCGTGATGATCCAGCTCACCCATCTCGGCCGCCGCACCGGTTGGAACAAGGGCGACTGGCTGCCGGTCCTTTCCGCCTCGCCGGTGCGCGAGGCCGCCCACCGCACCTTTCCCAAAGAGATCGAGGACTGGGATATCGAGCGCATCGTAGGCGACTATGCCAGTGCCGCGCAGCGCATGCAGGCCGCGGGTCTCGATGGCATCGAGATCGAGGCATACGGCCACTTGATGGACGGCTTCTGGTCTCCGGCGACCAACCATCGCGACGATGAATATGGCGGCTCGCTTGAAAACCGCATGCGCTTCTCGAACATGGTGCTGGACGCAGTGCGCAAGGCCGTCGGCCCGGATTTCATCGTCGGCATCCGCATGGTGGCCGACGAGCAATGGGACATCGGCCTCTCGAAGGAGGAGGGCATAGAGATCGCCAAACGGCTTGCCGGTTCTGGCAGGGTCGATTTCCTCAACATCATCCGCGGCCATATCGATCATGACGCGCATCTGACCAATGTCATCCCGATCCAGGGCATGGCATCGTCGCCGCATCTGGACTTCGCAGGCGAGGTCCGAGCGGCGACGAAATTCCCGGTCTTCCACGCAGCTCGCATCGCCGATGTCGCCACCGCCCGCCATGCGATCGCCGAGGGCAAGCTCGACATGGTCGGCATGACCCGCGCCCATATCGCCGATCCGCATATCGTCAAGAAGATCATCGAGGGCCGCGAAAGCCAGATCCGCCCCTGCGTCGGCGCGACCTACTGTCTCGACCGTATCTATGAAGGCGGTGGAGCGCTCTGTATTCACAATGCGGCGACGGGCCGCGAGGCGACCATTCCGCACGTGATCTCGAAAACGGCCGGTCCCATTCGCAAAGCTGTCGTCGTCGGCGCGGGACCGGCCGGACTGGAAGCGGCGCGGGTGCTTGCCGAGCGCGGACATTCCGTCGAAGTTCTGGAGGCGACCGGAGAGGCCGGCGGGCAAATTCTTCTCGCAGCGCGCAATCCGCGTCGCAAGGAAATGATCGGCATCGTCGATTGGCGCCTGTCCGAACTCGAGCGGCTCGGCGTTCCCATTCATTACAATGTCTTTGCCGAGGCAAGCGACGTCCTCGAACGCAAGCCCGATCTGGTCGTCATCGCCACCGGCGGCATTGCGCAGAATCCGGTTCTTGACGCGGGTGATGAGCTGGTGGTCTCAAGCTGGGATATCATCGCGGGTGCGATCAGGCCCGAGGGACCGGTCCTGCTCTACGACGACAATGGCGCCCATACCGGCATGACGGCGGCGGAAATGATCGCGGCGACCGGAGCGGAGTTGGAAATCGTCTCGCCCGAGCGCATGTTTGCCCCCGAAATCGGCGGCATGAACCACGTGCCCTATGCCAAGGCCTTTGCCGAGAAGAATGTCCGGGTGACGATCAACACGCGGCTGAAATCGGTACGCCGTGAGGGCAACCAGTTGGTCGCCGTGCTCGGATCGGATTTTTCGGAAACAGCCTCGGTCGAGCGGCGCGTCGCGCAGGTGGTCGTTGAGCATGGAACCTTGCCGATGGCCGATCTCTATCTTGAGCTGAAACCCCTGTCGCGCAATCTCGGCGCGGTGGACTACAAGGCGCTCGTCCACCAGGAAAACCCGATCCGGATGCGAAATCCGGAAGGAAAATTCGATCTGTTTCGCATCGGGGATGCTGTGGCGAGCCGTAACATTCACGCCGGCATCTATGATGCGCTGCGCTACGGCGTGTTGTTCTGA
- a CDS encoding PRC-barrel domain-containing protein: protein MTRKLVASVAAGALFAGVTAFAPLGFAQDTTQPATQPQTMETQPMTGEQPADAMKKPIDQAAQAPAAGSSYLTEQAEGQISANTYIGQPVYNAADENIGEINDVIFTEDGSVEAAVIGVGGFLGIGEKNVAVPLDTISVAEVPNSDDLKLTTQETADTLNAAPEFKTKSQQIAEQNANAPVDTTTTSSTAPATDMKPAEQPATNN from the coding sequence ATGACCAGGAAACTCGTAGCTTCCGTCGCCGCAGGCGCACTTTTTGCAGGCGTAACCGCTTTTGCGCCGCTCGGCTTCGCACAGGACACCACCCAGCCGGCTACCCAGCCGCAAACCATGGAAACACAGCCGATGACCGGCGAGCAGCCGGCTGACGCGATGAAGAAACCTATTGATCAGGCAGCGCAGGCACCTGCTGCCGGCTCCAGCTATCTGACCGAACAGGCTGAAGGCCAGATCTCGGCAAACACCTATATCGGCCAGCCGGTCTACAATGCCGCCGATGAAAACATCGGCGAGATCAACGACGTGATCTTTACCGAGGACGGCTCGGTTGAAGCAGCCGTGATCGGTGTTGGCGGCTTCCTTGGCATTGGCGAAAAGAATGTCGCCGTGCCTCTGGATACCATTTCTGTCGCCGAAGTCCCGAATTCGGACGATCTGAAGCTGACCACGCAGGAAACTGCCGACACGCTGAACGCCGCGCCTGAATTCAAGACCAAGTCGCAGCAGATTGCCGAACAGAATGCCAATGCCCCGGTCGATACCACGACCACGTCGTCCACGGCGCCGGCAACGGACATGAAACCGGCTGAACAGCCAGCGACCAACAACTAA
- a CDS encoding IlvD/Edd family dehydratase codes for MSDEKKKELRSRHWYGGTDKDGFIHRSWMKNQGFPDHVFDGRPIIGICNTWSELTPCNSHLRILAEGVKRGVWEAGGFPVEFPVSSLGETQMRPTAMLFRNLLAMDVEEAIRAYGIDGVVLLGGCDKTTPGQLMGAASVDLPTIVVSSGPMLNGKWKGKDIGSGTDVWKFSEDVRGGKMSVQEFMAAESGMSRSPGVCMTMGTATTMASVVEAMGLSLPTNAALPAVDARRMALSHMTGKRIVQMVHEDLRLSKVLTKKNFENGIIANAAVGGSTNAVVHLLAIAGRAGVDLTLEDFDRVGGQVPCIVNCMPSGKYLIEDLAYAGGLPAVMNRVQDMMHADAPTVMGAPISEYWKDAEVYNDDVIRPLDNPLRKAAGIRVLRGNLAPNGAVIKPSAASEHLLAHEGPAYVFETIEDLKAKIDDPDLPVTEDTILVLKGCGPKGYPGMAEVGNMPIPRRLVEKGVRDMVRISDARMSGTAFGTVVLHVSPEANAGGPLAIVKTGDRIRLDAMKGELNLLISEEEFASRMAAWKAPEQKWTRGYYKLYHDTVLQADKGADLDFLVGASGSEVFRESH; via the coding sequence ATGAGCGACGAGAAGAAGAAAGAACTGAGAAGCCGACACTGGTACGGCGGCACCGACAAGGACGGGTTCATCCATCGCTCGTGGATGAAGAACCAGGGTTTTCCCGATCACGTCTTCGACGGGCGGCCGATCATCGGCATCTGTAACACCTGGTCGGAACTGACGCCCTGCAACAGCCATCTGCGCATCCTTGCCGAAGGCGTGAAGCGTGGCGTCTGGGAAGCTGGCGGCTTTCCGGTCGAATTCCCGGTTTCCTCGCTCGGCGAAACGCAGATGCGCCCCACGGCGATGCTGTTCCGCAACCTGCTTGCGATGGATGTCGAGGAAGCGATCCGCGCCTATGGCATCGACGGTGTCGTGCTGCTCGGCGGCTGCGACAAGACCACGCCCGGCCAGTTGATGGGCGCGGCTTCTGTCGACCTGCCGACCATCGTCGTGTCCTCCGGCCCGATGCTGAACGGCAAATGGAAGGGCAAGGACATCGGCTCCGGCACCGACGTCTGGAAATTTTCCGAGGACGTGCGCGGCGGCAAGATGAGCGTGCAGGAATTCATGGCGGCCGAAAGCGGCATGTCGCGCTCGCCGGGCGTCTGCATGACCATGGGTACGGCGACCACTATGGCCTCCGTCGTCGAGGCCATGGGCCTTTCGCTGCCGACCAATGCGGCCCTGCCCGCGGTCGACGCACGCCGCATGGCGCTGTCGCACATGACCGGCAAGCGCATCGTGCAGATGGTGCACGAGGACCTGCGCCTGTCGAAGGTGCTGACCAAGAAGAATTTCGAAAACGGCATCATCGCCAATGCCGCCGTCGGCGGTTCGACCAACGCGGTCGTACATCTGCTCGCCATCGCCGGCCGCGCCGGTGTCGATCTGACGCTCGAGGATTTCGACCGCGTCGGCGGCCAGGTCCCCTGCATCGTCAACTGTATGCCGTCGGGCAAGTATCTCATCGAGGATCTTGCCTATGCCGGCGGCCTGCCCGCCGTCATGAACCGCGTTCAGGACATGATGCACGCCGACGCGCCGACCGTCATGGGCGCGCCGATCTCCGAATATTGGAAGGACGCCGAAGTCTACAACGACGACGTCATCCGCCCGCTCGACAATCCGCTGCGTAAGGCCGCCGGCATTCGCGTACTCAGGGGCAACCTTGCCCCGAACGGCGCAGTCATCAAGCCGTCGGCCGCCAGCGAGCATCTGCTGGCGCATGAGGGCCCGGCCTATGTGTTCGAGACCATCGAGGACCTGAAGGCGAAGATCGACGATCCGGACCTGCCGGTGACCGAGGACACGATCCTCGTCCTTAAGGGCTGTGGCCCGAAGGGTTATCCGGGCATGGCCGAAGTCGGCAACATGCCGATCCCGCGCCGCCTTGTCGAAAAGGGCGTGCGCGACATGGTGCGTATCTCCGATGCCCGCATGTCCGGCACCGCCTTCGGCACCGTCGTCCTGCATGTCAGCCCCGAGGCCAATGCCGGCGGTCCGCTTGCCATCGTCAAGACCGGCGACCGCATCCGCCTTGATGCGATGAAGGGCGAACTGAACCTTTTGATTAGCGAGGAAGAGTTCGCCTCGCGCATGGCCGCCTGGAAGGCGCCTGAGCAGAAATGGACGCGCGGCTACTACAAGCTTTACCACGACACCGTGCTGCAGGCCGACAAGGGCGCTGACCTCGACTTCCTGGTCGGGGCAAGCGGCAGCGAAGTCTTCCGCGAAAGCCACTGA
- a CDS encoding SMP-30/gluconolactonase/LRE family protein, which yields MSETIAFSGKILCEAALELGEGPTFDPATGTAWWFNIKGKELHELHLESGRKSVHQLPFLGSVLAVIDPDRQLIVSDQGLFVRETATGNLTLTTTLEDNAKNRSNDGRVHPSGSLWVSTMARDEAKDAGAIYHVAQGKVTQLYANVTIPNSICFSPDGTVAYFTDTAINHLMRVDIDPETGLPTGDAKALSDETGSPGGIDGSVCDADGLIWNARYGAGVVDVYKPDGEKIARYAVPATQATCTAFIGAKADRLLVTSAKQNLSEEALKADPNAGKTFELGVSVKGRLEPIYRL from the coding sequence ATGAGCGAGACCATTGCCTTTTCCGGCAAGATCCTGTGCGAAGCCGCGCTTGAACTCGGCGAAGGTCCGACCTTCGACCCGGCGACCGGCACGGCCTGGTGGTTCAACATCAAGGGCAAGGAGTTGCACGAACTGCATCTGGAGAGCGGCCGGAAATCGGTTCATCAGTTGCCGTTTCTCGGCAGTGTCCTTGCGGTCATCGATCCGGATCGACAATTGATCGTATCCGATCAGGGGCTATTCGTCCGGGAAACGGCGACGGGCAATCTGACGCTGACGACGACCCTTGAGGACAATGCAAAGAACCGCTCCAATGACGGGCGTGTTCACCCCTCGGGCAGCCTTTGGGTGAGCACGATGGCACGCGATGAGGCGAAGGATGCCGGAGCCATATACCACGTGGCACAGGGCAAGGTGACGCAACTTTACGCGAACGTGACGATACCGAACAGTATCTGCTTCTCCCCGGACGGCACCGTCGCCTATTTTACGGACACCGCCATCAACCACCTGATGCGGGTCGACATCGATCCAGAGACAGGGCTGCCCACCGGCGACGCAAAGGCGCTGAGTGACGAAACCGGCAGCCCGGGCGGCATTGACGGATCCGTCTGCGACGCAGATGGGCTGATCTGGAACGCCCGATACGGCGCCGGCGTCGTTGATGTCTACAAGCCCGATGGCGAAAAGATCGCCCGCTACGCCGTGCCGGCCACACAGGCGACATGCACTGCGTTCATCGGCGCAAAGGCCGACAGGCTTCTGGTGACATCGGCCAAGCAGAACCTATCGGAAGAGGCGCTGAAAGCCGACCCGAACGCCGGCAAGACCTTCGAACTGGGTGTCTCCGTCAAGGGCCGCTTAGAACCCATCTATCGGCTCTGA
- a CDS encoding 2-dehydro-3-deoxy-6-phosphogalactonate aldolase has product MHRIPFPPMKYPLIAILRGLRPEETQGVVGALIGTGFTAIEIPLNSPDPFRSIEIAVKMAPAGCLIGAGTVLTTEQVERLDGVGGKLMVSPNVETDVIALAAARGMVTMPGVFTPTEALAAAHAGATGLKFFPASVLGPSGISAIRAVLPPELEIAAVGGVSEANFADYAKIGVKSFGLGSSLYKAGMDATEVGKRAQATIKAYDAVYGA; this is encoded by the coding sequence ATGCACCGCATCCCCTTCCCGCCGATGAAATATCCACTGATCGCCATCCTGCGCGGGCTGAGGCCGGAGGAAACGCAGGGTGTCGTCGGCGCCTTGATCGGCACCGGTTTCACGGCCATCGAAATCCCTCTCAACTCGCCGGACCCGTTCCGGTCGATCGAGATCGCCGTGAAAATGGCCCCGGCGGGCTGTCTGATCGGCGCCGGCACGGTGCTGACCACGGAACAGGTCGAGCGGCTCGACGGCGTCGGCGGCAAGCTGATGGTGAGCCCCAACGTCGAAACGGACGTGATCGCGCTCGCAGCCGCCCGCGGCATGGTCACCATGCCCGGCGTCTTCACACCGACCGAAGCGCTGGCGGCGGCCCATGCCGGGGCGACAGGCCTCAAGTTTTTCCCCGCCAGCGTGCTCGGTCCCTCGGGTATTTCGGCGATCCGCGCCGTGCTGCCGCCGGAACTTGAAATCGCCGCCGTCGGCGGCGTTTCGGAAGCCAATTTCGCCGACTACGCCAAGATTGGCGTGAAGAGCTTCGGCCTCGGCTCCAGCCTCTACAAGGCCGGCATGGACGCCACCGAGGTCGGCAAGCGGGCGCAGGCAACGATCAAGGCGTATGACGCGGTTTACGGAGCCTGA
- a CDS encoding 2-dehydro-3-deoxygalactonokinase — MTAASYAAVDWGTSSFRLWIVSESGEVLAERRSGEGMTTAAKTGFSPILETHLAAASAPPHLPVVICGMAGARQGWVEAGYLDTPAPLTGIVKAAVTVTDANRDIRILPGLAQRSEAVPDVMRGEETQLLGAISRLGSGSHLVCMPGTHSKWVRVTGGIVDGFSTFMTGELFDIIAKHSILSHAVADGGSFEADDPVFLGAVAKAAKSPALATNLVFTVRSGQLLHGLTAQAAKARLSGTLIGLEIAGARSTAKPGSGVCLVASGALAGLYQSALSALDLQPVIIDADEAVRHGLAAAANAIWPA; from the coding sequence ATGACGGCAGCATCCTATGCCGCGGTGGACTGGGGGACATCGAGCTTCCGCCTGTGGATCGTCAGCGAAAGCGGCGAAGTCCTTGCCGAACGCCGCAGCGGCGAAGGCATGACGACGGCGGCAAAGACCGGCTTCTCGCCGATTCTCGAAACGCATCTCGCCGCGGCTTCGGCACCGCCGCATCTGCCGGTGGTCATCTGCGGCATGGCCGGCGCGCGTCAGGGCTGGGTCGAGGCGGGCTACCTCGACACGCCCGCGCCCTTGACCGGCATCGTCAAGGCGGCGGTCACGGTGACCGACGCCAATCGCGATATCCGCATTCTGCCCGGTCTTGCCCAGCGCAGCGAGGCAGTGCCCGATGTCATGCGCGGCGAGGAAACGCAACTGCTCGGCGCCATATCGCGGCTCGGAAGCGGCAGCCATCTCGTCTGCATGCCCGGCACGCACAGCAAATGGGTGCGCGTCACCGGCGGGATCGTCGATGGCTTCTCGACCTTCATGACCGGCGAACTGTTCGATATCATCGCCAAACATTCGATCCTCAGCCACGCGGTTGCGGATGGCGGCTCCTTTGAGGCCGACGATCCCGTCTTTCTGGGCGCAGTCGCAAAAGCTGCGAAAAGCCCGGCTCTTGCCACCAATCTGGTGTTTACGGTGCGCAGTGGCCAGTTGCTGCACGGCTTGACCGCACAGGCCGCCAAGGCGCGGCTGTCCGGCACTTTGATCGGCCTTGAAATTGCCGGCGCGCGCTCGACCGCCAAACCGGGGAGCGGCGTCTGTCTTGTCGCTTCCGGCGCGCTCGCGGGCCTTTACCAATCAGCGCTGTCGGCCCTCGACCTCCAACCCGTCATCATCGATGCCGATGAAGCCGTTCGCCATGGCCTTGCCGCCGCGGCCAACGCCATCTGGCCTGCCTGA
- a CDS encoding SDR family oxidoreductase: MALPAAQFHDLKGRGVLITGGGSGIGAALVEGFARQGARVVFIDIADTASNALVDRLAPAVARAPVFIQADLRDAQSLASVVDRAAEAVGSLSVLVNNAARDDRQLLEEVTEASWDESLAVNLRHVFFMSQAAVPHMRRAGGGSIINFSSIAFMLNMGDIPTYAAAKAGIVGLTKSLAGKLGPEEIRVNAVLPGMVVTERQKKLWLDDAAIAGMLEKQCLKHTLVAEDMVGPCLYLASDCSARMTAQTMIIDGGVF, translated from the coding sequence ATGGCCTTGCCAGCCGCACAGTTTCACGACCTCAAAGGTCGTGGCGTTCTGATCACCGGCGGCGGCTCGGGCATCGGCGCTGCCCTCGTCGAGGGCTTTGCCCGGCAAGGGGCGCGGGTGGTCTTCATCGACATCGCCGACACGGCGAGCAACGCCTTGGTTGACCGTCTCGCCCCGGCTGTCGCGCGTGCTCCGGTTTTCATTCAGGCCGATCTTCGGGACGCACAGTCTCTCGCTTCCGTTGTCGACAGAGCCGCTGAAGCGGTCGGTTCCCTCAGCGTCCTCGTCAACAATGCCGCGCGCGATGACCGGCAGTTGCTGGAGGAGGTGACGGAAGCAAGCTGGGATGAAAGCCTGGCCGTCAATCTGCGGCACGTCTTCTTCATGAGCCAGGCTGCAGTGCCGCATATGCGACGGGCCGGCGGCGGTTCGATCATCAATTTCTCCTCGATCGCCTTCATGCTCAACATGGGCGATATCCCGACCTATGCGGCCGCCAAGGCCGGCATCGTCGGCCTGACCAAGTCGCTTGCCGGCAAGCTCGGCCCGGAGGAGATCCGCGTCAACGCGGTGCTGCCCGGTATGGTGGTGACCGAGCGGCAGAAGAAGCTCTGGCTGGATGATGCCGCGATTGCCGGCATGCTGGAAAAACAATGCCTGAAGCACACGCTCGTTGCGGAGGATATGGTTGGGCCCTGCCTCTATCTCGCCTCCGACTGCTCGGCGCGGATGACGGCACAGACGATGATCATTGACGGAGGCGTATTTTAA
- a CDS encoding IclR family transcriptional regulator, whose amino-acid sequence MDREGLSSPPGTENSGTGTLGKALSVLEIVVTSDRPLRFSEILALSDQPRGTLHRQLSHLVEEGLLVQGRDLCYEPGLRLLKFAYRSWSKNQFRAVAAPHLRKLHEETGETVHLGVLRGTEIIYVDKVESRQTVRMESQIGNASPVYCTGLGKAALSVLPQDRLAETLGKLTFHRFTANTHLSVASLKRDLDEARLRGYAFDREEHETEIRCVAAPIHDAGFDLVAGISVTGPAYRVTMEQLEIWAHPVRQAAMAIGEDVEVRLGPGR is encoded by the coding sequence ATGGATCGCGAAGGCCTCTCCTCTCCTCCAGGGACTGAGAATAGCGGCACCGGTACGCTGGGCAAGGCTCTTTCCGTGCTTGAAATCGTGGTGACGTCGGACAGGCCGCTCCGGTTCAGCGAAATCCTCGCCTTGTCGGACCAGCCGCGCGGGACCCTGCATCGCCAGCTCTCGCATCTGGTCGAGGAGGGACTTCTCGTCCAGGGGCGCGACCTCTGCTACGAGCCGGGCCTGCGGCTCTTGAAATTCGCCTACCGGTCTTGGTCGAAGAATCAGTTCCGGGCGGTCGCGGCGCCGCATCTGCGCAAGCTGCACGAAGAAACCGGCGAGACCGTTCATTTGGGCGTCCTGCGCGGCACGGAAATCATCTATGTCGACAAGGTCGAGAGCCGCCAGACGGTTCGGATGGAATCTCAGATCGGCAATGCATCACCCGTTTATTGCACTGGGCTTGGTAAGGCGGCGCTCTCCGTGCTGCCGCAAGACCGCCTCGCAGAGACGCTCGGCAAACTGACATTCCATCGCTTTACCGCCAATACACATCTTTCCGTTGCTTCCTTGAAACGTGATCTGGACGAGGCGCGACTGCGAGGCTATGCCTTCGATCGTGAAGAACATGAAACGGAAATTCGCTGTGTTGCCGCTCCGATTCACGATGCCGGTTTCGATCTCGTCGCCGGCATTTCCGTGACGGGGCCGGCTTACCGGGTGACGATGGAACAGCTTGAGATCTGGGCCCATCCTGTCCGCCAGGCGGCGATGGCGATTGGTGAGGATGTGGAGGTTCGTCTGGGACCGGGACGATAG
- a CDS encoding LuxR family transcriptional regulator, whose translation MVDFRGHLSSIALSADPRIAKTMTRGADIRQALEQVTDAYGFHRFVVMVVPAKGSRSLSDSVVMTNWPKDFLVSYDAASLMAGSPVIERLRRSTIPFTYDTTLESRRRPDGKGSAVLSLFERGRLRRGVYIPVHDVRGTCGAVGFGGDRDVVNSGELKELTFVAAYLFSRLSEIGEIRNRAPGGLSRREIECLHWAAAGKTTTEMAKILDLSEYTVNHYLSRATRKLDSVNRVQTVAKAIRAGLIN comes from the coding sequence ATGGTCGATTTCAGGGGACATCTGTCATCCATCGCGCTTTCCGCCGATCCGCGGATTGCTAAAACCATGACACGGGGAGCTGATATTCGTCAGGCGCTGGAGCAGGTCACGGACGCTTACGGATTTCACCGTTTCGTTGTCATGGTCGTTCCGGCCAAGGGCTCCCGCAGCCTGTCGGACTCGGTGGTCATGACCAATTGGCCGAAGGATTTCCTGGTCAGCTACGATGCTGCCAGTCTGATGGCCGGCAGTCCGGTCATAGAACGGCTGCGCCGCAGCACCATTCCATTCACCTATGATACGACCCTGGAGTCCCGTCGGCGCCCGGACGGCAAGGGCAGTGCCGTGTTGTCTCTGTTCGAACGCGGCCGTTTGCGACGCGGCGTGTATATCCCGGTTCACGATGTGCGCGGAACCTGCGGCGCCGTCGGTTTCGGCGGCGATCGAGACGTGGTCAATTCCGGTGAACTGAAAGAACTGACCTTCGTCGCGGCTTATCTGTTCAGCCGCCTCAGCGAAATAGGGGAAATCCGCAACCGGGCACCCGGAGGCTTGTCGCGCCGCGAGATCGAATGCCTGCACTGGGCAGCGGCTGGCAAGACCACCACGGAAATGGCAAAAATTCTGGATCTCTCCGAATATACCGTCAATCACTATCTAAGCCGTGCAACCCGCAAGCTTGATTCCGTCAATCGTGTGCAGACCGTGGCGAAGGCGATACGCGCCGGACTGATCAATTGA